The following coding sequences lie in one Phragmites australis chromosome 8, lpPhrAust1.1, whole genome shotgun sequence genomic window:
- the LOC133926414 gene encoding ethylene-responsive transcription factor 1-like isoform X2, producing the protein MCGGAILSDIIPPPRRVSAGHLWPEKKKARKAGEGSRRRPWRGPEEEEEAFEVAGEEEFEADFEEFEVESGESELEPHDEVKPLAAPRSGFARDTTAADIDGPVAKSGKRKRKSQFRGIRRRPWGKWAAEIRDPRKGVRVWLGTYNSPEDAARAYDAEARRIRGKKAKVNFPDEGPITSQKRCAEPTSVEVPELNTEEKLIIKPAMNSVTNSNVYSYPIVDYTLHEQCVQTQNMSFVPVMNPAAPIQEPFVNLSSDQGSNSFSCSDFSRENDTRTPDITSVLAPVPTSTEVDESAFLQNTSNAVVPPVMGNASVDLTDLEPYMSFLMDGDSDESVDTLLSCDGSQDVVSDMDLWSFDDMPFFLVSTEALRPAI; encoded by the exons ATGTGCGGCGGCGCCATCCTCTCCGACATCatcccgccgccgcggcgggtCTCCGCTGGCCACCTCTggccggagaagaagaaggcgagGAAGGCCGGCGAGGGGAGTAGAAGGAGGCCCTGGCGCgggcccgaggaggaggaggaggcgttcGAGGTGGCGGGCGAGGAGGAGTTCGAGGCCGACTTCGAGGAGTTCGAGGTGGAGTCAGGGGAGTCGGAGCTCGAGCCCCACGACGAGGTCAAGCCCCTCGCCGCCCCCAGGAGCGGCTTCGCCAGAG ACACAACTGCAGCTGATATTGATGGCCCTGTAGCGAAGTCAGGtaaaaggaagagaaagagCCAATTCAGGGGTATCCGCCGACGTCCGTGGGGTAAATGGGCTGCTGAAATCAGAGATCCTCGCAAAGGTGTTCGTGTCTGGCTTGGTACGTACAACTCTCCCGAAGATGCTGCTAGAGCTTATGACGCTGAGGCACGCAGGATTCGTGGCAAGAAGGCCAAGGTCAACTTCCCAGATGAGGGTCCAATCACTTCTCAGAAGCGCTGTGCTGAGCCTACATCTGTGGAAGTACCTGAGTTAAACACTGAAGAGAAGCTGATTATCAAGCCGGCAATGAACAGCGTGACCAACTCAAATGTGTATTCCTACCCTATTGTTGACTACACCTTACATGAGCAATGTGTGCAGACTCAAAACATGTCATTTGTTCCTGTGATGAATCCTGCTGCCCCCATTCAGGAACCTTTCGTGAATCTATCCTCTGATCAAGGGAGCAACTCCTTCAGTTGCTCGGACTTTAGTCGGGAGAATGACACCAGAACCCCTGACATAACATCGGTGCTTGCACCTGTTCCCACCTCGACAGAGGTTGATGAGTCTGCATTCCTCCAGAACACCAGTAATGCTGTGGTACCTCCTGTGATGGGGAATGCTAGTGTTGATCTCACCGACTTGGAACCATACATGAGTTTCCTGATGGACGGTGATTCAGATGAGTCAGTTGACACTCTTTTGAGCTGTGATGGATCTCAGGATGTGGTCAGCGACATGGACCTTTGGAGCTTTGATGACATGCCTTTTTTTCTGGTTTCTACTGAGGCTCTGAGGCCTGCCATATGA
- the LOC133926414 gene encoding ethylene-responsive transcription factor 1-like isoform X1 has product MCGGAILSDIIPPPRRVSAGHLWPEKKKARKAGEGSRRRPWRGPEEEEEAFEVAGEEEFEADFEEFEVESGESELEPHDEVKPLAAPRSGFARDGLDTTAADIDGPVAKSGKRKRKSQFRGIRRRPWGKWAAEIRDPRKGVRVWLGTYNSPEDAARAYDAEARRIRGKKAKVNFPDEGPITSQKRCAEPTSVEVPELNTEEKLIIKPAMNSVTNSNVYSYPIVDYTLHEQCVQTQNMSFVPVMNPAAPIQEPFVNLSSDQGSNSFSCSDFSRENDTRTPDITSVLAPVPTSTEVDESAFLQNTSNAVVPPVMGNASVDLTDLEPYMSFLMDGDSDESVDTLLSCDGSQDVVSDMDLWSFDDMPFFLVSTEALRPAI; this is encoded by the exons ATGTGCGGCGGCGCCATCCTCTCCGACATCatcccgccgccgcggcgggtCTCCGCTGGCCACCTCTggccggagaagaagaaggcgagGAAGGCCGGCGAGGGGAGTAGAAGGAGGCCCTGGCGCgggcccgaggaggaggaggaggcgttcGAGGTGGCGGGCGAGGAGGAGTTCGAGGCCGACTTCGAGGAGTTCGAGGTGGAGTCAGGGGAGTCGGAGCTCGAGCCCCACGACGAGGTCAAGCCCCTCGCCGCCCCCAGGAGCGGCTTCGCCAGAG ATGGATTAGACACAACTGCAGCTGATATTGATGGCCCTGTAGCGAAGTCAGGtaaaaggaagagaaagagCCAATTCAGGGGTATCCGCCGACGTCCGTGGGGTAAATGGGCTGCTGAAATCAGAGATCCTCGCAAAGGTGTTCGTGTCTGGCTTGGTACGTACAACTCTCCCGAAGATGCTGCTAGAGCTTATGACGCTGAGGCACGCAGGATTCGTGGCAAGAAGGCCAAGGTCAACTTCCCAGATGAGGGTCCAATCACTTCTCAGAAGCGCTGTGCTGAGCCTACATCTGTGGAAGTACCTGAGTTAAACACTGAAGAGAAGCTGATTATCAAGCCGGCAATGAACAGCGTGACCAACTCAAATGTGTATTCCTACCCTATTGTTGACTACACCTTACATGAGCAATGTGTGCAGACTCAAAACATGTCATTTGTTCCTGTGATGAATCCTGCTGCCCCCATTCAGGAACCTTTCGTGAATCTATCCTCTGATCAAGGGAGCAACTCCTTCAGTTGCTCGGACTTTAGTCGGGAGAATGACACCAGAACCCCTGACATAACATCGGTGCTTGCACCTGTTCCCACCTCGACAGAGGTTGATGAGTCTGCATTCCTCCAGAACACCAGTAATGCTGTGGTACCTCCTGTGATGGGGAATGCTAGTGTTGATCTCACCGACTTGGAACCATACATGAGTTTCCTGATGGACGGTGATTCAGATGAGTCAGTTGACACTCTTTTGAGCTGTGATGGATCTCAGGATGTGGTCAGCGACATGGACCTTTGGAGCTTTGATGACATGCCTTTTTTTCTGGTTTCTACTGAGGCTCTGAGGCCTGCCATATGA